A genomic region of Pelomicrobium methylotrophicum contains the following coding sequences:
- the nuoN gene encoding NADH-quinone oxidoreductase subunit NuoN produces the protein MSIEVPNLIPVLPELFVLGAVCAILIIDLLIDDERRVTTYVLTQLTLLAAAILTVATGGTEPVYTMNGMFVDDPMGDVLKVTVYISVASILIYSREYLAARGLLRGEFFGLALFAMLGMMVMVSASHFLVLYLGLELLSLSLYSMVALQRDSAVATEAAMKYFVLGALASGMLLYGMSMLYGATGTLNVAEVLAAIQEGAANQTVLVFGLVFVVAGLAFKLGAVPFHMWVPDVYQGAPTAMTLFIASAPKLAAFGFVMRILVDGLQPLFPDWQGMLVILALASMAIGNITAIVQSNIKRMLAYSTISHMGFMLLGFLSGEVNGYSSAMFYVVTYVLTTLGTFGMIMLLSREGFEADNLDDFKGLNQRSPWYAFIMLVLMFSLAGVPPTVGFFAKLSVLQAALDAGFVWLAVAAVIFALVGAFYYLRVVKLMYFDPPATAEPLRPQADVRLMMSANGLAVLAFGILPQPLMGLCVFAVQRTL, from the coding sequence GTGAGTATCGAGGTTCCAAACTTGATTCCCGTCTTGCCGGAGCTGTTTGTGCTGGGCGCCGTATGCGCGATCCTGATCATTGACTTGCTAATCGACGACGAGCGCCGGGTGACGACCTACGTGCTGACTCAGCTTACCCTCCTCGCAGCGGCGATCCTCACCGTGGCCACCGGCGGTACTGAACCGGTCTACACCATGAATGGCATGTTCGTCGACGATCCCATGGGGGACGTGCTCAAGGTCACGGTGTACATCTCGGTGGCGTCGATTTTGATCTACTCGCGCGAGTACCTGGCGGCACGGGGACTGTTGCGGGGCGAGTTCTTCGGCCTTGCGCTATTCGCCATGCTGGGCATGATGGTGATGGTTTCCGCCAGCCACTTCCTGGTCCTGTATCTCGGGCTGGAGCTTTTGTCGTTGAGCCTGTACTCGATGGTGGCGCTGCAGCGGGACTCGGCAGTGGCGACCGAAGCGGCGATGAAGTACTTCGTGCTCGGGGCGCTGGCCTCCGGCATGCTGCTGTACGGCATGTCGATGCTGTACGGCGCAACCGGCACTCTGAACGTGGCTGAGGTGCTGGCGGCTATTCAAGAAGGGGCGGCCAACCAGACCGTGCTGGTCTTCGGTTTGGTCTTCGTGGTGGCGGGGCTTGCGTTCAAGCTGGGCGCAGTGCCGTTTCATATGTGGGTGCCGGACGTATATCAAGGCGCGCCTACGGCGATGACTCTGTTCATTGCTTCCGCCCCCAAGCTGGCGGCCTTCGGCTTTGTCATGCGAATCCTGGTGGATGGACTGCAGCCGCTGTTCCCCGATTGGCAGGGTATGCTGGTGATCCTTGCGCTTGCTTCTATGGCGATTGGGAATATTACTGCCATCGTCCAGAGCAACATCAAGCGCATGCTGGCCTACTCGACCATTTCCCACATGGGCTTTATGCTTCTGGGCTTTCTCTCGGGCGAGGTAAACGGCTACAGTTCGGCCATGTTCTACGTGGTCACCTATGTGCTTACGACACTGGGCACTTTCGGCATGATTATGCTGCTCTCCCGCGAAGGCTTCGAGGCCGACAATCTGGACGACTTCAAAGGGTTGAACCAGCGCAGCCCTTGGTACGCGTTCATCATGCTGGTGCTCATGTTCTCCCTGGCGGGCGTGCCGCCGACGGTGGGCTTCTTCGCCAAGCTGTCGGTGCTGCAAGCAGCGCTGGACGCCGGCTTTGTCTGGCTGGCGGTGGCGGCGGTGATTTTTGCTTTGGTCGGCGCGTTCTACTATTTACGGGTGGTCAAGCTCATGTACTTCGACCCGCCGGCCACCGCTGAGCCGTTGCGCCCCCAGGCGGACGTGCGCCTGATGATGAGCGCCAATGGGCTGGCGGTGCTCGCTTTTGGAATCCTTCCCCAGCCGCTCATGGGGTTGTGCGTTTTCGCCGTCCAACGGACGTTATAG
- a CDS encoding NUDIX domain-containing protein: MTKSDLTEKRLRSRSVFDGKLLRVKVDEVQLPDGAKATREYVMHPGAVVMIAFLDERRLLLERQFRYPLGREFYELPAGKISPGEDPLRTAERELKEETGYRAKSWSYVSTVHPCIGYSDERLIYYLARDLTFEGERLDDGEFLETLVVELGEALEWVRLGRITDGKSVAGLFWAEKIARGEWPLPDSVSR; this comes from the coding sequence ATGACCAAATCCGATTTAACCGAGAAGCGCCTCCGCTCCCGCAGCGTATTTGACGGCAAGCTGCTGCGGGTCAAGGTCGATGAGGTGCAGCTGCCCGACGGGGCGAAGGCGACTCGGGAGTACGTGATGCACCCAGGTGCGGTCGTCATGATCGCATTCCTGGATGAGCGGCGCCTTCTGTTGGAGCGGCAATTCCGCTATCCGCTGGGCCGGGAATTCTACGAGCTTCCAGCAGGCAAGATCAGCCCCGGCGAAGATCCGCTGCGCACCGCCGAGCGAGAACTCAAGGAGGAGACGGGCTACCGCGCCAAGTCGTGGTCCTATGTCAGCACTGTGCACCCGTGCATCGGCTACTCTGACGAGCGTCTGATCTACTACCTGGCCCGGGACCTGACGTTCGAGGGCGAGCGTCTCGACGACGGCGAGTTCCTCGAGACGCTCGTGGTAGAGCTGGGAGAGGCGCTGGAATGGGTGCGTCTCGGCCGCATCACCGACGGCAAGAGCGTCGCCGGTCTCTTCTGGGCGGAGAAGATCGCGCGCGGCGAATGGCCGTTGCCCGATTCCGTGTCGCGCTGA